A window of the Serratia sarumanii genome harbors these coding sequences:
- the rpmA gene encoding 50S ribosomal protein L27, with product MAHKKAGGSTRNGRDSEAKRLGVKRFGGEAVLAGSIIVRQRGTKFHAGTNVGCGKDHTLFALKDGKVKFEVKGPSNRKFISIEAE from the coding sequence ATGGCACACAAAAAGGCTGGCGGCTCGACTCGTAACGGTCGCGATTCAGAAGCTAAACGTCTGGGCGTAAAACGCTTTGGCGGCGAAGCAGTACTGGCAGGCAGCATCATCGTTCGTCAGCGCGGCACCAAATTCCACGCTGGTACCAACGTGGGTTGCGGCAAAGACCACACTCTGTTTGCTTTGAAAGACGGTAAAGTCAAATTCGAAGTTAAAGGCCCGAGCAATCGTAAATTCATCAGCATCGAAGCTGAATAA
- the dacB gene encoding serine-type D-Ala-D-Ala carboxypeptidase produces the protein MRFSRIVSALACAFVLNANAAPVEEYTQYLPDGANLALVVQKIGASAPTIDYHSQQMALPASTQKVLTALAALLQLGPDYRFTTTLESQGDIRDGVLRGNLIARFSGDPTFKRQSLRNMVAVLKKQGVRQISGDVLVDTSVFASHDKAPGWPWNDLTQCFSAPPAAAIVDRNCFSVSLYSAPNPGDMAFIRVASYYPVNMFSQVRTLARGSADAQYCELDVVPGELNRFTLTGCLTQRSEPLPLAFAIQDGASYAGAILKDELIQAGIQIDGHLKRQTRPGITGTVIAQTQSAPLHDLLKIMLKKSDNMIADTVFRTIGHERFGVPGTWRAGADAVRQVLRQKAGIDLGNTIIADGSGLSRHNLLAPATMMQALQYIAQHDNELNFISMLPLSGYDGTLRYRGGLHEAGVDGKVSAKTGALQGVYNLAGFITTASGQRMAFVQYLSGYAVPPEDQKQRRAPLVRFESRLYRDIYQNN, from the coding sequence ATGCGTTTTTCACGAATTGTCAGTGCATTGGCTTGCGCATTTGTTCTGAATGCGAATGCGGCCCCGGTTGAAGAGTACACACAATATCTGCCTGATGGGGCCAACCTTGCCCTGGTCGTTCAGAAAATCGGTGCCAGCGCGCCGACGATCGATTATCACTCTCAGCAGATGGCGCTGCCGGCCAGTACCCAAAAAGTGCTGACGGCGCTGGCGGCATTGCTGCAACTCGGGCCCGATTACCGTTTCACCACCACGCTGGAGAGCCAGGGCGATATCCGCGACGGCGTGCTGCGCGGCAACCTGATCGCCCGCTTCAGCGGCGATCCGACCTTCAAACGCCAGAGCCTGCGCAATATGGTGGCCGTCCTGAAGAAACAGGGCGTGCGCCAAATCAGCGGCGACGTGCTGGTCGATACCTCGGTCTTCGCCAGCCATGACAAGGCGCCCGGCTGGCCGTGGAACGATCTGACGCAGTGCTTCAGCGCGCCGCCGGCCGCCGCCATCGTCGATCGCAACTGTTTCTCGGTCTCGCTGTACAGCGCGCCGAATCCGGGCGACATGGCGTTTATCCGCGTCGCCTCCTATTATCCGGTCAATATGTTTAGCCAGGTGCGCACCCTGGCGCGCGGCTCCGCTGACGCGCAGTACTGCGAACTGGACGTGGTGCCGGGCGAGCTGAACCGCTTTACCCTGACCGGCTGCCTGACGCAGCGCAGCGAACCGCTGCCGTTGGCCTTCGCCATCCAGGATGGCGCCAGCTACGCGGGCGCCATCCTGAAAGACGAACTGATCCAGGCCGGCATCCAGATCGACGGGCACTTGAAACGCCAGACGCGTCCCGGCATCACCGGCACGGTGATCGCGCAAACCCAGTCGGCGCCGCTGCACGATCTGTTGAAGATCATGCTGAAAAAATCGGACAACATGATCGCCGATACCGTCTTCCGCACCATCGGCCACGAACGCTTCGGCGTGCCGGGCACCTGGCGAGCGGGTGCCGATGCGGTACGCCAGGTGCTGCGCCAGAAGGCCGGCATCGATCTGGGCAACACCATCATCGCCGACGGCTCCGGCCTGTCGCGCCACAACCTGCTGGCGCCGGCGACCATGATGCAGGCGCTGCAGTACATCGCGCAGCACGACAACGAGCTGAACTTCATCTCGATGCTGCCGCTGTCCGGCTATGACGGTACCCTGCGCTATCGCGGCGGCCTGCACGAAGCCGGCGTCGACGGCAAAGTGTCGGCCAAGACCGGCGCGCTGCAGGGCGTGTACAACCTGGCGGGCTTCATCACCACCGCCAGCGGCCAGCGCATGGCCTTCGTGCAGTATCTCTCCGGCTACGCCGTGCCGCCGGAGGATCAGAAACAGCGCCGCGCGCCGCTGGTGCGTTTCGAAAGCCGCCTGTATCGGGATATTTACCAAAACAACTGA
- the rlmE gene encoding 23S rRNA (uridine(2552)-2'-O)-methyltransferase RlmE, with protein sequence MANKKRSASSSRWLQEHFSDKYVQQAQKKGLRSRAWFKLDEIQQSDKLFKPGMTVVDLGAAPGGWSQYVVTQIGGTGRIIACDILPMDPIVGVDFLQGDFRDELVLKALLERVGESKVQVVMSDMAPNMSGTPAVDIPRSMYLVELALDMCRDVLAPGGSFLVKVFQGDGFDEYLREIRSLFTKVKIRKPDASRARSREVYIVATGRKL encoded by the coding sequence ATGGCTAATAAAAAGCGTTCGGCTAGCTCCAGTCGCTGGTTACAAGAACACTTTAGCGATAAATATGTACAGCAGGCGCAGAAAAAGGGACTGCGTTCCCGCGCCTGGTTTAAACTTGATGAAATACAGCAGAGCGACAAACTGTTCAAACCGGGCATGACCGTGGTGGATCTCGGCGCCGCGCCGGGCGGCTGGTCGCAGTATGTGGTCACCCAAATCGGCGGTACCGGGCGCATCATCGCCTGTGATATTTTGCCAATGGATCCTATCGTTGGCGTCGATTTCCTTCAGGGCGATTTTCGTGATGAACTGGTGCTGAAGGCGCTGTTGGAACGAGTAGGCGAGAGTAAGGTTCAGGTGGTCATGTCCGATATGGCCCCGAATATGAGTGGCACCCCGGCGGTCGATATTCCAAGGTCGATGTATCTGGTGGAGTTGGCGCTGGATATGTGTCGGGATGTCCTCGCACCAGGCGGAAGTTTCCTGGTGAAGGTGTTCCAGGGAGATGGCTTTGACGAGTACCTACGGGAAATTCGCTCCCTGTTTACGAAGGTTAAGATTCGTAAGCCAGACGCTTCCCGCGCCCGTTCGCGCGAAGTGTACATTGTAGCGACAGGGCGCAAACTGTAG
- the pmrB gene encoding two-component system sensor histidine kinase PmrB, with protein sequence MISMRRRLLLMLALILLVTQLISAFWLWHESQEQIGFLVDETLSAKVRTERVDSEIAEAIASLLAPSLIMMIVTLLASFWAISWIIRPLNQLQKRLEKRSADNLTPLPIASDSQEMVAVTNALNQLFSRLDNTIQQERLFTADAAHELRTPLAGIRLHLELMEKQGVKGSQALIARIDQLMHTVEQLLMLSRAGQDFARGHYQHVDWVADVIQPLREELDEMAAQRAQTLDWHLPATATVNGDPVLLRLLLRNLVENAHRYGPEGGAIQVQLTPQDNGYLLQVIDDGPGIKEEMVGELTQAFRRMDQRYGGSGLGLNIVIRIVQLHQGRLTLENRRDARGLNAQCWLPEKALK encoded by the coding sequence ATGATCAGCATGCGCCGCCGCCTGCTGCTGATGCTGGCGCTGATCCTGCTGGTCACGCAACTCATTAGCGCCTTCTGGCTGTGGCACGAAAGCCAGGAACAGATCGGCTTCCTGGTGGACGAAACCCTGTCCGCCAAAGTGCGTACCGAACGCGTCGATAGCGAGATCGCCGAGGCCATCGCGTCGCTGTTGGCGCCTTCGCTGATCATGATGATCGTCACGCTGCTGGCGTCGTTTTGGGCCATCAGCTGGATCATCCGCCCGCTCAACCAATTGCAGAAACGGCTGGAAAAGCGCTCTGCCGATAACCTGACGCCGCTGCCGATCGCCAGCGACAGCCAGGAAATGGTGGCGGTCACCAATGCACTCAATCAGCTGTTCTCACGATTGGACAACACCATTCAACAGGAACGCCTGTTCACCGCCGACGCCGCCCACGAGCTGCGCACGCCGCTGGCCGGCATCCGCCTGCATCTGGAACTGATGGAGAAACAGGGCGTCAAGGGAAGCCAGGCGCTGATCGCCCGCATCGATCAGCTGATGCACACCGTCGAGCAGTTGCTGATGCTGTCGCGCGCCGGGCAAGACTTCGCCCGCGGCCATTATCAGCATGTCGATTGGGTGGCCGATGTGATCCAGCCGCTGCGTGAAGAGCTCGACGAAATGGCCGCCCAACGCGCGCAGACGCTGGACTGGCACTTGCCGGCTACTGCCACAGTAAACGGCGATCCGGTGCTGCTGCGGCTGCTGCTGCGCAACCTGGTCGAAAACGCCCACCGTTACGGCCCTGAAGGCGGCGCGATACAGGTGCAGTTAACGCCGCAAGACAACGGCTATCTGCTGCAAGTCATCGACGATGGCCCGGGGATCAAGGAAGAGATGGTCGGGGAGCTGACGCAGGCGTTTCGCCGCATGGATCAACGCTACGGCGGCAGTGGGCTGGGCCTGAATATCGTGATCCGCATCGTGCAGTTGCACCAGGGGCGTTTGACGCTGGAAAACCGCCGCGATGCGCGCGGCCTGAACGCCCAGTGCTGGCTGCCGGAAAAGGCGCTTAAATAA
- a CDS encoding DMT family transporter — MDTKQQVGVGISLALTTAVCWGALPIAMKEVLVVMEPFTVVWYRFTMAAIGLGAILAVRGKLPPLTMFRQPRWLLLLAIATAGLLGNFVFFSSSLQYLSPTASQVIGQLSPVGMMFASVLILKERMRVTQVIGALMLICGLMLFFNVSLIEIFTRLTDYTLGVMLGVCAAMVWVSYGVAQKVLLRRLASPQILVMLYTLCAMALFPLAKPEVIFQLSGWQLACLLFCGANTLIGYGALAEAMARWQAAQVSALVTLTPLFTLLFSDLLALAWPQAFAAPTLNIVGYVGAFVVVAGAMFSAIGHRWWPRRAEPPLVAPLKQPGE; from the coding sequence ATGGATACGAAGCAGCAGGTCGGCGTTGGCATTTCTCTGGCGTTAACCACGGCGGTTTGCTGGGGCGCGTTGCCGATTGCGATGAAAGAAGTGTTGGTGGTGATGGAGCCGTTTACCGTTGTCTGGTATCGCTTTACCATGGCCGCCATCGGTTTGGGCGCGATCCTCGCGGTGCGCGGCAAGCTGCCGCCGCTGACGATGTTCCGCCAGCCGCGTTGGCTGCTGCTGTTGGCGATCGCGACGGCGGGGCTGCTGGGCAACTTTGTGTTCTTCAGTTCCTCGCTGCAATACCTGAGCCCGACGGCGTCGCAGGTGATTGGCCAGCTGTCGCCGGTCGGCATGATGTTCGCCAGCGTGCTGATTTTAAAAGAACGCATGCGCGTCACCCAGGTCATTGGCGCCCTGATGCTGATTTGCGGACTGATGCTGTTTTTCAACGTCAGTCTGATAGAGATCTTCACCCGGCTGACGGACTACACGCTGGGCGTCATGCTGGGCGTGTGCGCGGCGATGGTCTGGGTGAGCTATGGCGTGGCGCAGAAGGTGTTGCTGCGCCGGCTGGCTTCGCCGCAGATCCTGGTTATGTTGTACACTTTATGTGCGATGGCGTTGTTCCCTCTGGCCAAACCCGAGGTGATTTTCCAGCTGAGCGGCTGGCAATTGGCGTGTTTGCTGTTTTGCGGCGCCAATACGCTGATCGGCTACGGCGCGCTGGCAGAGGCGATGGCGCGTTGGCAGGCGGCGCAGGTAAGCGCGTTGGTGACGCTGACCCCGCTGTTTACCCTGCTGTTTTCAGATTTATTGGCGTTGGCCTGGCCCCAGGCATTCGCCGCGCCGACGCTGAACATTGTCGGCTATGTCGGTGCGTTTGTGGTTGTGGCGGGCGCCATGTTTTCCGCAATTGGTCACCGGTGGTGGCCGCGACGGGCAGAACCCCCCCTGGTTGCTCCTTTGAAGCAGCCCGGTGAATGA
- the pmrA gene encoding two-component system response regulator PmrA, whose product MKLLVVEDDELLQQGLALALTGEGYVCDCAATAAEANSLLITSQYSMVILDLGLPDTDGAALLRQWRRQQIDLPVLILTARDALEDRVDGLDAGADDYLVKPFALVELQARVRALLRRYQGHSDNLMQVDDLQLNLSSQQVYLQQQPVEVTPKEFAILARLIMRAGQTVNRELLQQDLYTWQDDLGSNTLEVHIHNLRRKLGKDRIRTVRGIGYRLEPSS is encoded by the coding sequence ATGAAGCTGCTGGTCGTTGAGGATGATGAACTGTTGCAACAGGGGCTGGCGCTGGCGCTGACCGGCGAAGGTTACGTCTGCGACTGCGCCGCCACGGCGGCGGAGGCCAACAGCCTGCTCATCACCAGCCAATACAGCATGGTGATCCTGGATCTCGGCCTGCCGGACACCGACGGCGCCGCGCTGCTGCGGCAGTGGCGCCGCCAACAGATCGATCTGCCGGTGCTGATCCTGACCGCCCGCGACGCGCTGGAAGACCGCGTCGACGGGCTGGACGCCGGCGCCGACGACTACCTGGTCAAACCCTTCGCGCTGGTCGAGCTGCAGGCGCGCGTACGCGCCCTCCTGCGGCGCTACCAGGGGCACAGCGACAATCTGATGCAGGTGGACGATCTGCAGCTGAACCTCTCCAGCCAGCAGGTTTACCTGCAGCAGCAGCCGGTGGAGGTCACGCCGAAAGAGTTCGCCATTCTGGCGCGTCTTATCATGCGTGCCGGGCAGACGGTCAACCGTGAACTCCTGCAGCAGGATCTCTATACCTGGCAAGACGATTTAGGTTCCAACACGCTGGAAGTACACATTCACAACCTGCGCCGCAAACTGGGCAAGGATCGCATCCGCACCGTGCGCGGCATCGGCTACCGCCTGGAACCCTCCTCATGA
- the ftsH gene encoding ATP-dependent zinc metalloprotease FtsH: protein MAKNLILWLVIAVVLMSVFQSFGPSESNGRRVDYSTFMSELTQDQVREARINGREINVTKKDSNKYTTYIPVNDPKLLDTLLTKNVKVVGEPPEEPSLLASIFISWFPMLLLIGVWIFFMRQMQGGGGKGAMSFGKSKARMLTEDQIKTTFADVAGCDEAKEEVSELVEYLREPSRFQKLGGKIPKGVLMVGPPGTGKTLLAKAIAGEAKVPFFTISGSDFVEMFVGVGASRVRDMFEQAKKAAPCIIFIDEIDAVGRQRGAGLGGGHDEREQTLNQMLVEMDGFEGNEGIIVIAATNRPDVLDPALLRPGRFDRQVVVGLPDVRGREQILKVHMRRVPLAADIDASVIARGTPGFSGADLANLVNEAALFAARGNKRVVSMVEFEKAKDKIMMGAERRSMVMTEAQKESTAYHEAGHAIIGRLVPEHDPVHKVTIIPRGRALGVTFFLPEGDAISASRQKLESQISTLYGGRLAEEIIYGPEKVSTGASNDIKVATSIARNMVTQWGFSEKLGPLLYAEEEGEVFLGRSVAKAKHMSDETARIIDQEVKSLIERNYTRARSLLMENMDILHSMKDALMKYETIDAPQIDDLMNRKDVRPPAGWDDANKGNSSDNGGTPKAPTPVDEPRTPTPGNTMSEQLDK from the coding sequence ATGGCGAAAAACCTAATTCTCTGGTTAGTCATCGCGGTAGTGTTGATGTCTGTATTCCAGAGCTTTGGGCCCAGCGAGTCGAATGGCCGTAGGGTGGATTACTCTACCTTCATGTCCGAACTGACCCAGGACCAGGTTCGCGAAGCGCGAATCAACGGACGTGAAATTAACGTTACCAAGAAAGACAGTAACAAATACACGACCTACATCCCTGTCAACGATCCTAAGTTGCTGGATACGTTGTTAACGAAGAATGTGAAAGTTGTCGGCGAGCCGCCTGAAGAGCCGAGCCTGCTGGCTTCTATCTTTATCTCCTGGTTCCCGATGCTGTTGCTGATCGGGGTCTGGATCTTCTTTATGCGGCAAATGCAGGGCGGCGGCGGCAAGGGCGCGATGTCCTTCGGCAAGAGCAAGGCCCGCATGCTGACGGAAGACCAGATCAAGACCACTTTCGCCGATGTCGCCGGTTGTGACGAAGCGAAAGAAGAGGTGAGCGAACTGGTGGAATACCTGCGCGAGCCGAGCCGTTTCCAGAAATTGGGCGGCAAGATCCCGAAAGGCGTGCTGATGGTTGGCCCACCGGGGACCGGTAAAACGCTGTTGGCGAAAGCGATCGCCGGCGAAGCGAAGGTGCCGTTCTTCACCATTTCCGGTTCCGACTTCGTCGAAATGTTCGTCGGTGTGGGTGCATCCCGCGTGCGCGACATGTTCGAGCAAGCGAAGAAAGCCGCGCCGTGCATCATCTTCATCGATGAAATCGACGCCGTCGGTCGCCAGCGTGGCGCCGGCCTGGGTGGCGGTCACGATGAGCGCGAACAGACCCTGAACCAGATGCTGGTTGAGATGGACGGTTTCGAAGGCAACGAAGGCATCATCGTCATCGCGGCCACCAACCGTCCGGACGTGCTTGACCCTGCGCTGCTGCGCCCGGGCCGTTTCGACCGTCAGGTCGTGGTCGGGCTGCCGGATGTGCGTGGCCGTGAGCAGATCCTGAAGGTGCACATGCGCCGCGTGCCGTTGGCGGCCGACATCGACGCCTCCGTCATTGCGCGCGGTACGCCGGGCTTCTCCGGTGCCGATCTGGCTAACCTGGTCAACGAAGCGGCGCTGTTCGCCGCCCGCGGCAACAAGCGCGTGGTGTCGATGGTGGAGTTCGAGAAAGCCAAAGACAAGATCATGATGGGTGCGGAACGCCGCTCCATGGTGATGACCGAAGCGCAGAAAGAGTCGACCGCGTATCACGAAGCGGGCCACGCCATCATTGGCCGCCTGGTTCCTGAACACGATCCGGTGCACAAGGTGACGATCATTCCTCGCGGCCGTGCGCTTGGCGTGACCTTCTTCCTGCCGGAAGGGGATGCGATCAGCGCCAGCCGTCAGAAGCTGGAGAGCCAAATCTCCACCCTGTACGGCGGCCGTCTGGCGGAAGAGATCATCTACGGGCCGGAAAAAGTCTCTACCGGTGCGTCGAACGACATCAAAGTGGCGACCTCCATCGCCCGCAACATGGTGACCCAGTGGGGCTTCTCCGAGAAGCTGGGGCCGCTGCTGTATGCGGAAGAAGAGGGCGAAGTGTTCCTGGGCCGTTCCGTGGCCAAGGCGAAGCACATGTCGGATGAAACCGCGCGCATCATCGACCAGGAAGTGAAGTCGCTGATCGAGCGTAACTACACGCGTGCTCGCTCGCTGCTGATGGAAAACATGGACATCCTGCACTCGATGAAGGATGCGCTGATGAAGTACGAAACCATCGATGCGCCGCAGATCGACGATCTGATGAACCGCAAAGACGTGCGTCCGCCTGCAGGCTGGGACGATGCGAACAAAGGCAACAGCTCCGACAACGGCGGCACCCCGAAAGCCCCGACGCCGGTAGATGAGCCGCGCACCCCAACGCCGGGCAACACCATGTCCGAACAGCTCGACAAGTAA
- the yhbY gene encoding ribosome assembly RNA-binding protein YhbY, with translation MNLNNKQKQHLKGLAHPLKPVVMLGNNGLTEGVLAEIEQALEHHELIKVKIAAEDRETKTLIADAIVRETGACNVQVIGSTLILYRPSKERKISLPR, from the coding sequence ATGAATCTGAATAATAAACAAAAACAGCACCTGAAAGGCCTGGCGCATCCGTTAAAACCGGTGGTGATGCTGGGCAATAACGGTCTTACCGAAGGGGTGCTGGCTGAAATTGAACAGGCTCTGGAGCATCACGAGCTGATCAAGGTAAAAATCGCCGCTGAAGATCGCGAAACCAAAACCCTGATCGCCGATGCTATCGTGCGTGAAACGGGCGCCTGCAATGTGCAAGTTATCGGCAGTACGCTTATTCTTTACCGCCCGTCGAAAGAGCGCAAGATCAGTCTACCGCGTTAA
- the greA gene encoding transcription elongation factor GreA — MNQIPMTLFGAEKLREELEYLKSVRRPKIIADIAEAREHGDLKENAEYHAAREQQGFCEGRIQEIEAKLSNAQVIDITKMPNTGRVIFGATVSVMNLDSEEEVTYRIVGDDEADFKKNLISVNSPMARGLIGKEQDDVVVIKTPGGDVEYEILKVEYL; from the coding sequence ATGAACCAAATTCCGATGACCTTGTTTGGCGCTGAAAAACTGCGCGAAGAGCTCGAATACCTGAAAAGCGTGCGCCGCCCGAAAATCATTGCGGACATCGCTGAGGCGCGCGAGCACGGCGATTTGAAAGAGAATGCCGAGTACCACGCCGCCCGCGAACAGCAGGGTTTCTGCGAAGGCCGCATTCAGGAAATCGAAGCCAAGCTGTCCAATGCTCAGGTGATCGATATCACCAAGATGCCGAACACCGGCCGAGTGATCTTCGGCGCCACCGTATCGGTGATGAATCTGGACAGTGAAGAAGAAGTGACTTACCGCATCGTTGGCGACGATGAGGCCGATTTCAAGAAAAATCTGATTTCGGTAAACTCGCCGATGGCGCGCGGCCTGATCGGCAAAGAGCAAGACGATGTGGTGGTGATCAAAACCCCTGGCGGCGACGTCGAGTATGAGATCCTGAAGGTTGAGTATCTCTGA
- the folP gene encoding dihydropteroate synthase yields MQLTVRDMTLNLSHPQVMGILNVTPDSFSDGGRHNTLNQALLHAHALISAGATMIDIGGESTRPGAAEVSEEEELERVVPVVEALAQRFEVFISVDTSKAGVIRESAHAGAHLINDIRSLQEPGALAAAAESGLPVCLMHMQGQPRTMQQAPHYDDLIADVQAFFEHHIRRCNEAGITNQKLLLDPGFGFGKNLAHNYQLLARLSEFHRFGLPLLVGMSRKSMIGQLLNVPPDQRVIGSVACAVIAAMQGAQIVRVHDVKETVEAMRVVEATLSAKGQ; encoded by the coding sequence ATGCAGTTAACCGTGCGCGACATGACGCTCAATCTCTCCCATCCGCAGGTGATGGGCATCCTCAACGTGACGCCGGATTCATTTTCCGACGGCGGCCGCCACAACACCCTGAACCAGGCGCTGCTGCACGCGCATGCGCTGATTTCGGCCGGCGCCACGATGATCGATATCGGCGGCGAGTCGACAAGGCCGGGGGCGGCAGAGGTGAGTGAAGAGGAAGAATTGGAACGGGTCGTGCCGGTGGTGGAAGCGCTGGCGCAGCGTTTTGAAGTCTTTATCTCTGTCGATACCTCGAAAGCGGGCGTGATCCGCGAATCGGCGCACGCCGGCGCACACCTGATCAACGACATTCGCTCACTTCAGGAGCCGGGTGCCCTGGCGGCGGCGGCGGAAAGCGGGCTGCCGGTCTGTCTGATGCATATGCAAGGGCAGCCGCGCACCATGCAGCAGGCGCCGCACTACGACGATCTGATTGCCGACGTTCAGGCGTTTTTCGAGCACCATATCCGGCGCTGTAACGAGGCGGGGATAACAAATCAGAAATTGCTGCTCGACCCAGGCTTCGGTTTCGGTAAAAATTTGGCGCACAACTATCAGCTTCTGGCGCGGTTGTCGGAGTTTCATCGTTTCGGTTTGCCGCTATTAGTCGGCATGTCGCGTAAATCGATGATTGGGCAACTGCTGAACGTGCCGCCGGATCAACGGGTGATCGGCAGCGTGGCCTGCGCGGTGATCGCGGCGATGCAGGGCGCGCAGATTGTCAGAGTGCATGACGTTAAAGAAACCGTCGAGGCGATGCGTGTCGTCGAGGCAACACTTTCAGCTAAGGGACAGTAG
- the cgtA gene encoding Obg family GTPase CgtA produces the protein MKFVDEAAILVVAGDGGNGCVSFRREKYIPNGGPDGGDGGDGGDVYLLADENLNTLIDYRFEKSFRAERGQNGQSRDCTGKRGKDVIIKVPVGTRVKDQGTGEILGDMTRHEQKLMVAKGGWHGLGNTRFKSSVNRAPRQKTLGTAGEARDLLLELLLLADVGMLGLPNAGKSTFIRAVSAAKPKVADYPFTTLVPSLGVVRMDHEQSFVVADIPGLIEGASEGAGLGIRFLKHLERCRVLLHLVDIAPIDESDPVENAKVIINELNQYSENLAQKPRWLVFNKIDVIGEEEAAERAKAIVEGMGWEGKYYMISAANREGVNALCWDVMNFINTQPKAMAIEESAPEKVEFMWDDYHREQIAEVEAEAEDDWDDDWDEDDDEGVEIIYQK, from the coding sequence ATGAAGTTTGTAGATGAAGCAGCGATTCTGGTCGTTGCAGGCGACGGCGGCAACGGATGCGTCAGCTTCCGCCGCGAAAAATATATCCCCAACGGTGGGCCTGACGGCGGCGACGGCGGCGACGGCGGCGACGTCTACCTGCTGGCGGACGAGAACCTCAACACCCTGATCGACTACCGTTTTGAGAAGTCTTTCCGCGCCGAGCGCGGCCAGAATGGCCAGAGCCGCGACTGTACCGGTAAACGCGGTAAAGACGTCATCATCAAGGTGCCGGTCGGCACGCGCGTGAAGGATCAGGGCACCGGCGAGATCCTCGGCGACATGACCCGCCACGAGCAGAAGCTGATGGTCGCCAAAGGCGGCTGGCACGGCCTGGGCAACACCCGTTTCAAATCTTCGGTCAACCGTGCACCGCGTCAGAAGACGCTGGGTACCGCTGGCGAAGCGCGCGACCTGTTGCTGGAGCTGTTGCTGCTGGCCGATGTAGGCATGCTGGGGCTGCCGAACGCCGGTAAATCGACCTTCATTCGCGCGGTGTCCGCCGCCAAGCCGAAGGTGGCCGATTATCCGTTCACTACGCTGGTGCCGAGCCTGGGCGTGGTGCGTATGGACCACGAGCAGAGCTTTGTGGTCGCCGACATTCCGGGGCTGATCGAGGGCGCCTCCGAAGGTGCTGGCCTGGGCATTCGCTTCCTGAAACACCTGGAGCGTTGCCGCGTGCTGCTGCACCTGGTGGACATCGCGCCGATCGACGAATCCGATCCGGTGGAGAACGCCAAAGTCATCATCAACGAGTTGAACCAATACAGCGAAAATCTGGCGCAGAAGCCTCGCTGGCTGGTGTTCAACAAAATTGATGTGATTGGTGAGGAAGAAGCCGCTGAACGCGCCAAGGCGATTGTGGAAGGCATGGGCTGGGAAGGGAAGTACTACATGATCTCCGCCGCCAACCGCGAAGGCGTCAACGCGCTGTGCTGGGACGTGATGAACTTCATCAACACCCAGCCGAAAGCGATGGCGATCGAAGAAAGCGCACCGGAAAAAGTCGAATTCATGTGGGATGACTACCACCGCGAGCAAATCGCGGAAGTGGAAGCCGAAGCGGAAGATGACTGGGATGACGACTGGGACGAAGACGACGACGAAGGCGTCGAAATTATTTACCAGAAGTAA